The Streptococcus oralis Uo5 genome includes a window with the following:
- a CDS encoding ABC transporter permease, giving the protein MKKFSKTLRDNWIFLLMVLPGALWLILFFYIPVFGNVVAFKDYHMTSNGFIDSIVNSKWVGLDNFRFLFSSKDAFIITRNTVLYNLGFIFIGLIVSVGIAIILSELRSKRMVKIFQTSMLFPYFLSWVIISFFTDAFLNIDKGVFNHFLTSIGMKEVNFYADLGIWPYLLLFLGIWKGFGYSSVMYYATIMGIDPTYYEAATVDGASKWQRIRNVTIPQLTPLVTVLTILAVGNIFRADFGLFYQIPHNAGQLYNVTNVLDVYVFNGLTQTADIGMASAAGLYQSVVGLILVILSNLLARRVDPNSALF; this is encoded by the coding sequence ATGAAAAAGTTTTCAAAGACCTTGAGAGATAACTGGATCTTTCTCTTGATGGTTTTACCAGGGGCACTCTGGTTGATTCTATTCTTTTACATTCCAGTATTTGGGAATGTGGTTGCCTTTAAAGACTACCATATGACCAGTAATGGTTTCATAGATAGTATTGTGAATAGTAAATGGGTCGGGTTAGATAATTTCAGATTCTTGTTTAGTTCAAAAGATGCCTTTATCATCACTCGAAATACCGTTCTCTACAATCTTGGCTTTATCTTTATCGGTTTGATTGTATCAGTAGGGATTGCCATCATCCTCAGCGAGCTTCGCTCTAAGAGAATGGTTAAGATTTTCCAAACGTCTATGTTGTTCCCTTACTTCCTGTCATGGGTTATCATCAGTTTCTTTACAGATGCCTTCCTAAACATTGACAAAGGGGTCTTCAACCATTTCCTAACATCCATTGGCATGAAGGAAGTCAACTTCTACGCTGACTTAGGCATTTGGCCATACCTTCTCCTTTTCCTAGGTATTTGGAAAGGCTTTGGATATAGCAGTGTCATGTACTATGCGACAATCATGGGAATTGACCCAACCTACTACGAAGCAGCAACAGTGGACGGGGCTAGCAAGTGGCAACGCATTCGCAACGTAACCATTCCTCAGTTGACTCCGCTTGTAACAGTCTTGACCATCCTTGCAGTCGGAAATATCTTCCGTGCAGACTTTGGTCTCTTCTATCAAATTCCACACAATGCTGGTCAGCTTTACAATGTAACCAACGTTTTAGACGTATATGTCTTTAATGGTTTGACTCAGACAGCAGATATCGGTATGGCTTCAGCAGCCGGTCTTTACCAATCCGTTGTCGGTTTGATTCTGGTTATCCTATCAAACTTGCTTGCAAGACGAGTTGATCCAAACTCAGCTTTGTTCTAG
- a CDS encoding beta-N-acetylhexosaminidase produces the protein MVRFTGLSPKQEQALELLKKHISLADVEVAVAQSDQASISLKGEGGQYHLTYDKPHQLYRALSLLATALEEGDKVEIEEQAAYEDLAYMADCSRNAVLNVASAKQMIEVLALMGYSTFELYMEDTYQIEGQPYFGYFRGAYSAEELQEIETYAQQFDMTFVPCIQTLAHLSAFVKWGVKEVQELRDVEDILLIGEEKVYDLIDGMFATLSKLQTRKVNIGMDEAHLVGLGRYLILNGVVDRSLLMCQHLERVLDIADKYGFHCQMWSDMFFKLMSTDGQYDRDVEIPEETRVYLDRLKDRVTLVYWDYYQDSEEKYNRNFRNHHKISQDIAFAGGAWKWIGFTPNNHFSRLIATEANKACRANDIKEVIVTGWGDNGGETAQFSILPSLQIWAELSYRNNLDRLSAHFKTNTGLSVEDFMQIDLANLLPDLPDNLSGINPNRYVFYQDVLCPILDRHMTPEQDKPHFAQAAETLAEIKEKAGNYAYLFETQAQLNAILSSKVDVGRRIRQAYQTNDKESLQEIARQELPKLRSEIEQFHALFSRQWLKENKVFGLDTVDIRMGGLLQRIKRAESRIEAYLSNQIDHIDELEVEILPFTDFYADKDFAATTANQWHTIATASTIYTT, from the coding sequence GTGGTAAGATTTACAGGACTTAGTCCCAAACAAGAGCAAGCATTAGAGTTGCTTAAAAAGCATATTTCGCTAGCAGATGTGGAAGTTGCAGTCGCTCAGTCTGACCAAGCATCTATCTCTCTCAAGGGTGAGGGTGGACAGTATCACCTGACTTATGACAAACCTCACCAACTTTACCGCGCCTTGTCCTTATTGGCAACAGCTCTGGAAGAAGGGGATAAGGTCGAGATTGAGGAGCAGGCAGCTTATGAAGATTTGGCCTATATGGCAGACTGCTCGCGCAATGCCGTGCTCAATGTCGCATCTGCCAAACAGATGATTGAAGTCTTGGCTCTCATGGGCTACTCAACATTTGAGCTTTATATGGAAGACACTTATCAGATTGAGGGGCAGCCTTATTTTGGTTATTTCCGTGGCGCCTATTCAGCAGAGGAGTTGCAGGAAATCGAAACCTACGCTCAGCAGTTTGACATGACCTTTGTGCCTTGCATCCAGACCTTGGCCCACTTGTCGGCCTTCGTCAAATGGGGTGTCAAAGAAGTGCAGGAGCTCCGTGATGTAGAAGATATTCTCCTTATCGGCGAAGAAAAGGTGTATGACCTGATTGACGGGATGTTTGCCACTCTGTCTAAACTACAGACTCGCAAGGTCAATATCGGGATGGACGAAGCCCATTTGGTTGGTTTGGGGCGCTACCTCATTTTGAACGGTGTTGTGGACCGTAGTCTCCTCATGTGCCAACACTTGGAGCGCGTGCTGGATATTGCCGATAAGTATGGTTTCCACTGCCAAATGTGGAGCGATATGTTCTTTAAACTCATGTCAACAGATGGCCAGTATGACCGCGATGTGGAGATTCCTGAGGAAACTCGTGTCTACCTAGATCGTCTCAAAGACCGTGTAACCTTGGTTTACTGGGACTATTATCAGGATAGCGAGGAAAAATACAATCGCAATTTCCGCAACCATCACAAGATTAGCCAAGATATTGCCTTTGCAGGTGGTGCTTGGAAGTGGATTGGTTTCACACCCAACAACCATTTCAGCCGTCTCATCGCTACGGAGGCCAACAAAGCCTGTCGTGCTAACGACATCAAAGAAGTCATTGTAACGGGTTGGGGGGACAATGGTGGGGAAACTGCCCAGTTTTCCATTCTACCAAGTCTGCAAATCTGGGCAGAACTCAGCTACCGCAATAACCTCGACCGTTTGTCTGCCCACTTCAAGACCAATACAGGTCTATCAGTTGAGGACTTCATGCAGATTGACCTAGCTAACCTCTTGCCAGACCTGCCAGATAATCTCAGTGGTATCAATCCCAACCGCTATGTCTTTTATCAGGATGTTCTCTGCCCTATTCTTGATAGACACATGACGCCTGAACAGGACAAACCGCACTTTGCTCAGGCAGCTGAGACGCTTGCTGAAATCAAAGAAAAAGCAGGAAATTATGCTTACCTCTTTGAAACTCAGGCCCAGTTGAATGCTATTTTAAGTTCTAAAGTGGATGTGGGACGACGCATTCGTCAGGCCTACCAAACAAACGATAAAGAAAGTCTACAAGAAATCGCAAGACAAGAATTACCAAAACTCAGAAGCGAGATTGAACAATTCCATGCCCTCTTTAGCCGTCAATGGTTGAAAGAAAATAAGGTCTTTGGCTTGGATACAGTCGATATCCGTATGGGCGGACTTTTGCAACGTATCAAACGAGCAGAAAGCCGTATAGAGGCTTATCTGTCTAATCAGATTGACCACATCGACGAGCTAGAAGTTGAAATTCTACCATTTACTGACTTCTATGCAGACAAGGATTTCGCAGCCACTACAGCCAACCAGTGGCATACCATTGCGACAGCATCGACGATTTATACGACTTAA
- a CDS encoding ROK family protein: MIIATIDIGGTGIKFASLTPDGKILDKTSTPTPETLEDLLAWLDQRLSEKDYKGIAMSVPGAVNQETGVIEGISAVPYIHGFSWYEALAHHKLPVHLENDANCVGLSELLAHPEIENAACVVIGTGIGGAMIVNGKLHRGRHGLGGEFGYMTTIAPAEKLNNWSQLASTGNMVRYVIEKSGQTDWDGRKIYQEAAAGNGLCQEAILRMNRNLAQGLLNIQYLIDPDVISLGGSISQNPDFIQGVKKAVDAFVETYEEYTVAPVIQACTYHADANLYGALVNWLQEENQW; encoded by the coding sequence ATGATCATTGCAACCATTGATATCGGAGGGACTGGGATTAAGTTTGCCAGTCTGACTCCTGATGGAAAAATACTAGATAAGACAAGTACACCGACACCAGAAACCCTAGAAGATTTACTGGCATGGCTAGACCAACGTCTGTCGGAGAAAGATTATAAGGGCATTGCCATGAGCGTTCCAGGCGCGGTCAATCAAGAAACGGGTGTGATTGAGGGCATCAGTGCCGTACCTTACATCCATGGCTTTTCTTGGTATGAAGCTCTTGCTCATCACAAGCTACCTGTCCATCTAGAAAATGATGCCAACTGTGTTGGACTGAGTGAACTGCTAGCACATCCAGAGATTGAAAATGCAGCCTGTGTCGTTATTGGGACAGGGATTGGTGGGGCCATGATTGTCAATGGAAAACTTCACCGTGGTCGCCACGGCTTGGGAGGAGAGTTTGGCTACATGACAACCATTGCACCTGCTGAAAAACTCAACAACTGGTCGCAACTAGCGTCAACTGGAAATATGGTGCGCTACGTGATTGAAAAATCTGGTCAGACTGACTGGGACGGTCGCAAGATTTACCAAGAGGCTGCAGCTGGCAATGGTCTTTGTCAAGAAGCTATTTTGCGCATGAACCGTAATCTGGCGCAAGGTTTGCTCAATATCCAGTATCTCATCGACCCAGATGTCATTAGTCTGGGAGGCTCCATCAGTCAGAACCCAGACTTTATCCAAGGTGTCAAAAAAGCTGTCGATGCATTTGTCGAAACCTACGAAGAATACACGGTCGCACCAGTTATCCAGGCCTGCACCTATCACGCAGACGCCAATCTCTACGGTGCCCTTGTCAACTGGCTACAGGAGGAAAATCAGTGGTAA
- a CDS encoding alpha-mannosidase translates to MENVVVHIISHSHWDREWYLPFESHRMQLVELFDNLFDLFENDPEFKSFHLDGQTIVLDDYLEIRPENRDKVQGYIDQGKLKIGPFYILQDDYLISSEANVRNTFIGQAECAKWGKSTQIGYFPDTFGNMGQAPQILQKSGIHVAAFGRGVKPIGFDNQVLEDEQFTSQFSEMYWQGADGSRVLGILFANWYSNGNEIPVDKDEALSFWKQKLSDVRDYASTNQWLMMNGCDHQPVQRNLSEAIRVANELFPDVTFVHSSFDDYVHAVESALPEQLSTVTGELTSQETDGWYTLANTSSSRIYLKQAFQENSNLLEQVVEPLTVITGGQNHKDQLTYAWKVLLQNAPHDSICGCSVDEVHREMETRFAKVSQVGNFVKTNLLNEWKGKIATHEAQSDHLFTVINTGLHDKVDTVSTVIDVATCDFKELHPTEGYKKMAALTLPNYRVEDLEGHAVEAKIEDLGANFEYDLPKDKFRQARIARQVRVTVPVHLAPLSWTTFQLLEGEQEHRDGIYQNGVIDTPFVTVSVDDNITVYDKTTHEAYEDVIRFEDRGDIGNEYIYFQPKGTEPIYAELKGYEVLENTARFTKILLKHELTIPVSADEKLDAEQRGIIEFMTREAGRSDELTSILLETEMTVFVDNPQIRFKTRFTNTAKDHRIRLLVKTHNTRPSNDSESIYEVVTRPNKPAASWENPENPQHQQAFVSLYDDEKGVTVANKGLHEYEILGDDTIAVTILRASGELGDWGYFPTPEAQCLREFEVEFALECHQAQERFSAFRRAKAFQTPFTSLQVAKQEGSVAATGSLLSHVALSLPQVCPTAFKVAENEEGYVLRYYNMSQENVRISEYQQTILDLLERPYPVHSGLLAPQEIRTELIKKEDI, encoded by the coding sequence ATGGAAAATGTTGTTGTACATATTATCTCACATAGTCACTGGGACCGTGAGTGGTACTTGCCTTTTGAAAGCCACCGGATGCAGTTGGTGGAATTATTTGACAATCTTTTTGATCTCTTTGAAAATGACCCTGAGTTTAAGAGTTTCCACTTGGATGGCCAAACCATTGTTCTGGATGACTATTTGGAAATTCGCCCTGAAAATCGCGACAAAGTCCAAGGTTACATCGACCAAGGCAAACTCAAAATTGGTCCCTTTTACATCTTGCAGGATGACTACTTGATTTCCAGCGAAGCCAATGTTCGCAATACCTTTATTGGTCAAGCAGAATGTGCAAAATGGGGCAAATCAACCCAGATTGGTTACTTCCCAGATACCTTTGGAAATATGGGGCAAGCTCCCCAAATCCTTCAAAAATCAGGTATTCACGTGGCAGCCTTTGGCCGTGGTGTGAAGCCGATTGGATTTGACAACCAAGTCCTCGAAGATGAGCAGTTTACTTCTCAGTTTTCAGAAATGTACTGGCAGGGTGCGGACGGAAGTCGTGTTCTCGGTATCCTCTTTGCTAACTGGTACAGTAACGGGAATGAAATCCCAGTTGATAAGGACGAGGCCCTGTCCTTCTGGAAACAAAAATTGTCAGACGTGCGTGACTACGCTTCGACCAACCAATGGTTGATGATGAACGGATGTGACCACCAGCCTGTACAGCGAAATCTGAGCGAAGCCATTCGTGTGGCCAATGAACTCTTCCCAGATGTGACCTTTGTGCATAGTTCCTTTGATGACTATGTCCATGCAGTAGAAAGTGCCCTACCAGAGCAGTTATCAACGGTTACAGGTGAGTTGACAAGTCAGGAAACAGATGGCTGGTACACACTTGCCAACACTTCCTCATCACGGATTTACCTCAAACAAGCCTTCCAAGAAAATAGCAACTTGCTAGAACAAGTGGTGGAACCATTAACGGTCATCACTGGTGGGCAGAACCACAAGGACCAGTTGACCTATGCTTGGAAAGTCCTTCTACAAAATGCTCCGCATGATAGTATCTGTGGCTGTAGCGTGGACGAGGTTCACCGTGAGATGGAGACACGTTTTGCAAAGGTCAGTCAAGTCGGAAACTTTGTTAAGACCAACCTTCTCAACGAATGGAAGGGTAAAATCGCAACCCACGAAGCCCAAAGCGACCATCTCTTTACCGTCATTAACACAGGCTTGCATGACAAGGTTGATACAGTCAGCACCGTGATTGATGTAGCGACTTGTGATTTCAAAGAATTGCACCCAACAGAAGGCTACAAGAAAATGGCAGCCTTGACCTTGCCAAACTACCGTGTCGAAGACTTGGAAGGACATGCTGTAGAAGCGAAAATCGAAGATCTGGGAGCTAATTTTGAGTATGATTTGCCAAAAGACAAGTTCCGTCAGGCTCGTATCGCTCGACAAGTGCGCGTGACAGTGCCTGTTCATCTAGCACCACTTTCTTGGACAACTTTCCAATTGCTTGAAGGAGAACAAGAACATCGTGACGGTATTTACCAAAATGGAGTAATTGATACGCCATTTGTAACGGTCAGTGTGGATGACAATATCACAGTCTACGACAAGACAACTCATGAAGCGTATGAGGATGTTATTCGTTTTGAAGACCGTGGTGACATCGGAAATGAGTACATCTATTTCCAACCAAAAGGAACAGAGCCTATCTACGCCGAGCTGAAAGGCTATGAGGTCTTGGAAAATACAGCTCGTTTTACCAAGATCTTGCTCAAGCATGAATTGACAATTCCAGTAAGTGCAGACGAAAAACTGGATGCGGAACAAAGAGGTATCATCGAGTTTATGACGCGTGAAGCTGGACGTTCAGATGAACTGACAAGCATTCTTCTTGAAACAGAGATGACCGTCTTTGTTGACAATCCACAAATCCGTTTCAAGACTCGCTTTACCAACACAGCCAAGGACCACCGTATCCGTCTCTTGGTTAAGACTCATAACACTCGTCCAAGCAATGACTCTGAAAGCATCTATGAGGTGGTGACAAGACCAAACAAACCAGCTGCTTCTTGGGAAAATCCTGAAAATCCACAACACCAACAAGCCTTTGTCAGCCTTTATGATGATGAAAAAGGGGTGACAGTAGCCAATAAAGGACTGCACGAGTATGAAATCCTTGGAGACGATACCATTGCCGTGACCATTCTTCGTGCCTCAGGTGAGTTAGGTGACTGGGGTTACTTCCCAACACCAGAAGCTCAGTGCTTGCGTGAGTTTGAAGTCGAGTTTGCTCTGGAATGCCACCAAGCACAAGAACGCTTCTCAGCCTTCCGTCGTGCCAAAGCCTTCCAAACACCATTCACTAGTCTTCAAGTTGCTAAACAAGAAGGAAGTGTTGCTGCGACTGGCAGTCTCTTGAGCCATGTAGCACTCAGCTTGCCACAAGTCTGCCCAACAGCCTTTAAGGTAGCTGAAAATGAAGAAGGGTATGTACTTCGTTACTACAATATGAGTCAAGAAAATGTGCGTATATCAGAATACCAACAAACCATTCTTGACTTACTTGAGCGACCATATCCCGTTCATTCAGGACTCTTAGCACCACAAGAAATTCGTACAGAATTGATCAAAAAAGAAGACATTTAA
- a CDS encoding glycoside hydrolase family 125 protein has translation MIYSKEIVREWLDEVAERAKDHPEWVDVFERCYTDTLDNTVEILEDGSTFVLTGDIPAMWLRDSTAQLRPYLHVAKRDALLRQTIAGLVKRQMTLILKDSYANSFNIEENWKGHHETDHTDLNGWIWERKYEVDSLCYPLQLAYLLWKETGETSQFDETFIAATKEILHLWTVEQDHKNSPYRFVRDTDRKEDTLVNDGFGPDFAVTGMTWSAFRPSDDCCQYSYLIPSNMFAVVVLGYVQEIFAELDLADSESIIADAKRLQSEIQEGIENYAYTSNSKGEKIYAFEVDGLGNASIMDDPNVPSLLAAPYLGYCDIDDEVYQATRRTILSPENPYFYQGEYASGLGSSHTFYRYIWPIALSIQGLTTRDKAEKKYLLDQLVACDGGTGVMHESFHVDDPTLYSREWFSWANMMFCELVLDYLDIR, from the coding sequence ATGATTTATTCGAAAGAAATTGTTAGAGAATGGCTGGATGAAGTAGCGGAGCGGGCTAAGGACCATCCCGAGTGGGTAGATGTCTTTGAGCGTTGCTATACAGACACCTTGGACAATACGGTCGAGATTCTAGAAGATGGCTCAACCTTTGTATTGACTGGGGATATTCCTGCGATGTGGCTTCGGGATTCGACAGCCCAGCTACGACCATATCTTCATGTGGCTAAAAGAGATGCCCTCCTGCGTCAGACTATTGCAGGTTTGGTCAAACGTCAGATGACTTTGATTCTCAAGGATTCTTATGCCAACTCTTTTAACATTGAGGAGAATTGGAAGGGCCACCACGAGACTGATCATACCGACCTTAATGGCTGGATTTGGGAACGCAAGTATGAGGTGGACTCGCTTTGCTATCCTTTGCAGTTGGCTTATCTCCTTTGGAAAGAGACTGGCGAGACCAGTCAGTTTGATGAGACTTTTATCGCAGCGACCAAGGAAATTCTTCATCTATGGACAGTGGAGCAAGACCACAAGAATTCTCCTTATCGTTTTGTCCGTGATACGGACCGCAAGGAAGACACCTTGGTAAATGATGGATTTGGACCTGACTTTGCAGTGACAGGTATGACCTGGTCAGCTTTCCGACCGAGTGATGACTGCTGCCAGTATAGCTACTTGATTCCGTCCAATATGTTTGCTGTAGTAGTCTTGGGTTACGTGCAAGAAATCTTTGCAGAGCTAGACCTAGCTGATAGCGAGAGTATTATTGCAGATGCTAAGCGTCTCCAGTCTGAAATCCAAGAGGGAATCGAAAACTACGCTTATACCTCCAACAGCAAGGGTGAAAAGATTTACGCCTTTGAAGTGGATGGTCTAGGAAATGCTAGCATCATGGATGATCCAAACGTACCAAGTTTGTTGGCTGCGCCTTATCTGGGCTACTGCGACATTGACGATGAGGTTTACCAAGCAACTCGTCGGACCATTCTGAGCCCTGAAAATCCATACTTCTACCAAGGAGAATACGCTAGCGGTCTCGGAAGTTCTCATACCTTCTATCGCTATATCTGGCCCATTGCCCTTTCTATCCAAGGCTTGACAACAAGAGATAAGGCAGAGAAAAAATACTTGCTGGATCAGCTCGTTGCCTGCGATGGTGGCACAGGTGTCATGCATGAAAGCTTCCACGTGGACGACCCAACGCTTTACTCACGTGAATGGTTCTCTTGGGCCAACATGATGTTCTGTGAGTTGGTCTTGGATTACTTGGATATCCGCTAA
- a CDS encoding GH92 family glycosyl hydrolase: MKPLLETIDTRFGTASKHAFSRGNTLPYTGVPFGMNYFVLQTSDQEGAWFFDPHLPIFQGIRLTHQPSPWIGDYSWLLLTPVTGQPGGNSLFHRQSSYDIDKACFQPHYLKLFSLRYQIETKLTPTCYGASIRLEQKQGKALSLYLHAADELTVEQVDKRTLSLRQEGKTETNKNPLILFTALQMNTDILAVSQEGGDWRIDLTDSHAEIQLATSFISPSQALLNLPQTDFDSCKASAKADWENLLHRFDILETGEADRTFFDHCLYRLFLFPQTFYEVNESGQAIHMDLTTGTVKPGVLFSNNGFWDTFRTTFPLFALVIPEHYRLFLEGFLNSYRDTGFLPKWLAPDERGMMPGTLLDGIIADSACKDMAPDLEEELLQAMLETATKSDPLGINGRHGLTQYLELGYLSTDHHESVSHTLDYAYSDFCIASCAEKLGQNDIAKTYRTSSQNYHHLFDTATGYMRARDSQGNFRPDFSPYSWGRDYAECSAIQATLGVLHDIPGLIQLMGGKEAFSHYLLKACQDAPLFETTGYGYEIHEMSEMATAPFGQIAISNQPSFHIPYLFRCSDYPDYTALLIKSIRQKAFHPSWQAYPGDEDNGSLSAWYIWSALGFYPTCPGKPSYDLGIPLFDHLRIYLAKENKWLDIHAKQNHSHFNFVKECRLDKTIVSSIQHQDLLKAEQLTFTLSWLPNHS, from the coding sequence ATGAAACCACTACTTGAAACCATCGATACCCGCTTTGGGACTGCTAGCAAACATGCCTTTTCTCGAGGAAATACCCTGCCCTACACAGGCGTTCCTTTTGGGATGAATTATTTTGTTCTCCAGACCAGTGACCAGGAGGGAGCTTGGTTCTTCGATCCGCATCTGCCCATCTTTCAGGGGATTCGCTTAACCCACCAGCCCAGTCCTTGGATTGGGGACTACTCTTGGCTCCTTCTGACACCTGTCACAGGTCAGCCTGGGGGAAACAGTCTCTTTCACCGCCAGTCTTCTTATGATATAGATAAAGCTTGCTTCCAGCCTCACTATTTGAAACTCTTTTCTCTGCGCTATCAGATTGAAACCAAGCTCACACCGACATGCTATGGCGCTTCTATTCGTTTGGAGCAAAAGCAAGGCAAAGCCCTCTCCCTCTATCTTCACGCAGCAGATGAACTGACAGTGGAGCAAGTAGATAAGCGGACTCTTTCCCTACGACAAGAAGGTAAAACTGAGACTAACAAAAATCCACTGATACTGTTTACTGCCCTACAAATGAACACGGATATTCTTGCTGTCAGCCAAGAAGGTGGAGACTGGCGAATTGACCTGACAGATAGTCATGCTGAAATCCAGCTAGCAACTTCTTTCATCTCGCCTTCTCAAGCTCTGCTTAATCTACCTCAAACGGACTTTGATAGCTGTAAAGCAAGTGCGAAAGCAGACTGGGAAAATCTCCTCCATCGTTTTGACATACTAGAGACAGGAGAGGCTGACCGGACCTTCTTTGACCACTGCCTCTACAGACTCTTCCTCTTCCCGCAGACTTTTTATGAAGTGAACGAGTCAGGGCAAGCCATCCATATGGACCTGACTACTGGTACTGTCAAGCCCGGTGTCCTCTTTAGCAACAATGGCTTCTGGGATACCTTTCGGACTACATTTCCCCTCTTTGCCCTTGTCATACCGGAACACTATCGCCTCTTTTTAGAAGGCTTTCTCAATAGCTACCGCGATACTGGATTCCTTCCAAAGTGGCTAGCTCCAGATGAACGGGGCATGATGCCAGGTACCCTGCTAGATGGCATTATCGCAGACAGCGCCTGCAAGGACATGGCCCCCGACCTAGAAGAAGAACTCCTCCAAGCCATGCTTGAAACAGCCACTAAGTCCGACCCTCTCGGCATCAATGGTCGCCATGGACTAACCCAATACCTAGAGTTAGGCTACCTCTCTACTGACCACCACGAAAGCGTCAGCCACACCCTAGACTACGCCTATAGTGACTTTTGTATCGCCAGCTGTGCCGAAAAACTAGGTCAGAATGACATCGCGAAAACTTATAGAACTTCGTCACAAAATTACCACCATCTATTTGACACTGCGACGGGCTACATGCGTGCGCGAGATAGCCAAGGCAACTTCCGCCCCGACTTCTCTCCTTATAGTTGGGGACGCGACTACGCCGAATGCTCTGCCATTCAAGCGACTTTAGGAGTCCTCCATGACATCCCAGGCTTAATCCAGCTTATGGGTGGAAAAGAAGCCTTTAGCCACTATCTTTTGAAAGCCTGTCAAGATGCTCCCCTCTTTGAGACGACTGGCTATGGTTATGAGATTCACGAGATGAGCGAGATGGCTACCGCTCCTTTTGGGCAAATCGCCATTTCCAACCAGCCTAGCTTCCACATTCCTTATCTCTTCCGCTGCAGTGACTACCCTGACTACACTGCTCTACTCATCAAGTCGATACGTCAGAAAGCCTTTCACCCAAGCTGGCAAGCCTATCCTGGCGATGAGGACAATGGCAGTCTCTCTGCTTGGTATATCTGGTCAGCTCTTGGATTCTACCCGACCTGTCCAGGCAAACCAAGTTACGATCTCGGAATTCCTCTCTTTGACCATCTCCGTATCTACCTGGCTAAGGAAAATAAATGGCTGGATATCCATGCCAAGCAAAACCACAGCCACTTCAACTTTGTCAAAGAATGTCGATTGGACAAGACCATAGTATCTAGCATTCAACACCAAGACCTCTTGAAAGCTGAGCAACTAACCTTTACACTTAGCTGGTTGCCAAATCACTCCTAA